A stretch of Nitrospira sp. DNA encodes these proteins:
- a CDS encoding HlyD family secretion protein: protein MTTTSPASETPPAPSASRLHPKAIRARRNRRLLIVALLVLLGTVAYLNYWWTYDRFWIRTDNAYVTGNLVPVAAQASGIVTQVLAEETQFVNRGDVMIRLDEHQAYAALGRARGRLGEEVRRIAALFMTRKQLAEQLASRTARLNLARHDLDRYQAAAASGAVSKQILQNTADKILSLEADVRESQAELDTLDAQVGGTTVMAHPAVELAKHQLIEAYLEYTRQQIKAPISGYVAKRKAQVGDRVQPGTPLMTIVPLDHLWIEANLRETELQHVRPGQTALVDVSLYGSQHTFHGTVEGLVPGSGSAFALLPPDNATGNFIHIVERVPVRIALPEEEIRDYPIRPGLSTVTKINIAESGQSVWSSFAAPATAEYATDIYADELPTAESMAKEVMAGNLVIADNAEPAPEPIAQEERGSPPSALPRNPMRTVKEPRGSLDSAMVPERLAPAPRSFVPQRSPDLGTSVAPLTPAIGPGSGLLGPEGGRSPSRLRLDFNQDHSKRPFGPDRR from the coding sequence ATGACCACGACCTCACCTGCATCCGAAACCCCGCCGGCACCGAGCGCCTCTCGCCTCCATCCCAAGGCGATCCGCGCTAGAAGAAACCGCCGGCTGCTGATCGTGGCCCTCCTCGTGCTGCTCGGCACAGTAGCCTATCTGAACTACTGGTGGACCTACGACCGATTCTGGATTCGCACCGACAACGCCTATGTGACGGGGAATCTGGTCCCCGTCGCGGCTCAGGCCTCCGGCATTGTCACCCAGGTGCTGGCCGAAGAAACGCAGTTTGTGAATCGGGGCGACGTGATGATCCGGCTGGACGAACATCAGGCCTACGCCGCGCTGGGCCGGGCGCGCGGCCGGCTCGGCGAAGAAGTGCGGCGCATCGCCGCCCTGTTCATGACCAGAAAACAACTGGCGGAGCAATTGGCGTCACGGACCGCCCGCTTGAACCTGGCACGGCACGACCTGGATCGCTATCAGGCGGCGGCGGCGAGCGGAGCGGTCTCCAAGCAAATCCTGCAAAATACGGCGGACAAAATCCTATCGCTGGAAGCGGACGTCCGGGAGTCCCAGGCCGAACTCGATACGCTCGATGCACAAGTGGGAGGCACGACCGTCATGGCGCATCCGGCTGTCGAATTGGCCAAACACCAGCTCATCGAGGCCTATCTGGAATACACCCGCCAGCAGATCAAGGCCCCGATCTCCGGCTACGTGGCGAAACGAAAGGCCCAGGTCGGCGATCGCGTGCAACCGGGGACGCCGCTGATGACGATCGTGCCGCTGGATCATTTATGGATCGAGGCCAATCTGCGGGAAACGGAACTGCAGCATGTGCGCCCAGGGCAAACCGCGCTGGTGGACGTCAGTCTCTACGGATCGCAACACACCTTTCACGGCACGGTCGAAGGACTCGTGCCCGGCAGCGGGAGCGCCTTTGCCTTGTTGCCGCCGGATAATGCCACGGGGAATTTCATTCACATCGTCGAACGGGTGCCGGTCCGCATTGCGCTGCCGGAAGAGGAGATTCGGGACTACCCGATCCGGCCGGGTCTTTCGACCGTGACAAAGATCAACATCGCTGAGTCCGGACAGTCCGTGTGGTCGTCTTTTGCTGCGCCGGCCACGGCGGAATATGCCACCGATATCTATGCCGACGAGCTGCCCACGGCAGAATCGATGGCCAAAGAAGTGATGGCCGGCAATCTCGTCATCGCGGACAATGCTGAGCCAGCTCCTGAGCCGATCGCCCAGGAGGAAAGAGGCAGTCCCCCCTCGGCGCTTCCACGAAATCCCATGCGAACGGTGAAAGAGCCCCGCGGATCGCTTGATTCGGCCATGGTCCCTGAACGCCTTGCTCCTGCTCCCCGCTCATTCGTTCCACAGCGCAGTCCCGACCTCGGGACCTCAGTCGCTCCCCTGACGCCCGCCATCGGTCCCGGATCGGGATTGCTGGGACCGGAAGGGGGACGCAGTCCATCACGCCTTCGACTCGACTTCAATCAAGACCATAGTAAGCGGCCGTTCGGCCCAGACCGGCGTTAG
- the amrB gene encoding AmmeMemoRadiSam system protein B, with the protein MTTTTAKDPKQYPLLRNLQFSPIKEGEEQYIVLWDPTGLSKEKLVLPLNYFFIIQHFDGEHSLQEIGGIYLKRFGEFLMPDKVGQLVADLDTKLFLEGDRAEEARKLQRAQYRESPLRTAVFAGRAYEADGAKLKKQIDGFFTSKEGPDFKPSENAGKAIKGLVAPTYDLKQAGPIYAWAYKELQEAAQPDVYVVIGTAYAGLDNLFAVTDKDFETPLGVVKADQPLLAKIRERFPVAFEEDLCHQAEHAIEFQLPFLQDIVGRKKPFTIVPVLCSFSALSVAEPAVLQQVVAFLDGVREILTASGRSYCVIAAGELAHLGMRYGDKEPPTDFSFHRSMQHDLEMLKPVEERKADEFANYIIKENDQRRISGFAPIFSLLRLIEAESGQVLRYDRGITDQYNSTVTYASMAFY; encoded by the coding sequence ATGACGACCACCACAGCCAAAGATCCCAAGCAATACCCACTCCTGCGCAATCTTCAATTCTCGCCCATTAAAGAAGGCGAGGAACAATACATCGTGCTCTGGGACCCGACCGGATTGAGCAAAGAAAAGCTGGTCTTGCCGCTCAACTACTTCTTCATCATTCAGCATTTCGATGGCGAACATTCGCTTCAAGAGATTGGCGGGATCTATTTGAAGCGCTTCGGCGAGTTCCTCATGCCCGATAAAGTCGGGCAATTGGTGGCAGATCTCGATACGAAGCTTTTTCTCGAAGGGGACCGGGCAGAGGAAGCCCGGAAACTCCAGCGGGCGCAGTATCGTGAAAGTCCCTTGCGGACAGCGGTCTTCGCCGGGCGCGCCTATGAGGCGGACGGGGCAAAACTGAAAAAGCAGATCGACGGGTTCTTTACCTCCAAGGAAGGGCCGGACTTCAAGCCCTCCGAGAACGCGGGCAAGGCCATCAAAGGGCTGGTGGCGCCGACCTACGACCTCAAGCAGGCAGGCCCGATCTACGCCTGGGCCTATAAAGAGCTGCAGGAGGCCGCGCAGCCGGATGTGTACGTCGTCATCGGCACGGCCTACGCGGGGCTCGACAATCTCTTTGCCGTGACGGACAAAGATTTTGAGACACCGCTGGGCGTGGTGAAGGCCGATCAGCCGTTGCTGGCGAAGATCCGAGAACGGTTCCCCGTGGCCTTTGAAGAAGATCTGTGCCACCAGGCCGAACATGCCATTGAATTCCAATTGCCGTTTTTGCAGGACATCGTCGGCCGCAAGAAGCCCTTTACCATCGTGCCGGTCCTCTGTTCCTTTTCCGCGTTGAGCGTGGCGGAGCCGGCGGTATTGCAGCAGGTGGTCGCGTTTCTGGATGGCGTGCGCGAGATCCTCACCGCGTCAGGCCGGAGCTATTGCGTGATTGCGGCGGGAGAGCTGGCCCATCTCGGGATGCGCTATGGCGACAAGGAGCCGCCGACCGATTTTTCGTTCCACCGTTCGATGCAGCACGACTTGGAAATGCTCAAGCCGGTGGAAGAACGGAAAGCGGACGAGTTTGCCAACTACATCATCAAGGAGAATGATCAGCGCCGGATCTCCGGCTTCGCGCCGATCTTCTCGCTCTTGCGCCTGATCGAGGCCGAGTCCGGCCAGGTCCTCCGCTACGACCGAGGCATTACTGATCAGTACAACTCCACCGTCACCTACGCCAGCATGGCGTTCTACTGA
- a CDS encoding efflux transporter outer membrane subunit, translated as MTSRSGFTYRLRIAAGIGCALLFGSCAWIPTGNPPAEFLEPPEMNETLAEVTSRLQQWPDDRWWTQFGNPELNELIDLALKNNPGIKLAAARLREAEALVKVEGARLLPFLEADASLTYERISQHGVFAALNPKVAGDKILLGILNPLSVRYEFDFWGKNRATLEAALGQAAAEEAEQAEVRLRLTTAIARAYFKGHALQQQLTVVKTLVGIRRDLRTLAETRFRLGLDNEQPVKTAAADYEAAIKRHTGLRDQLDIQRHILARLAGQGPDQALHLFAKPAVVIPEQIAAPDHLSLGLLVHRPDLAAALYRADAAARLVKVAKTQFYPTIDLTAFVGFNALTLMRHAGKLSNLLFSGQSNSFGVAPGLRMPWFEGGRLRGELAAQRAEYDAAVELYNETLLDAMREVADSLSAWQSAREMIESHKRLLASLGEDWRLAKVRLVTGLDDDREVLRHRQPVLEQEYALRALESDQLVAAVDLIEALGGGYQNQDPERRSPYNTSAP; from the coding sequence ATGACATCCCGCTCCGGCTTCACCTATCGCCTGCGGATCGCTGCCGGAATCGGTTGCGCGCTGCTCTTCGGCAGCTGCGCCTGGATTCCCACCGGCAATCCCCCTGCGGAGTTTCTTGAGCCGCCGGAAATGAACGAGACGCTGGCCGAGGTGACAAGCCGGCTCCAGCAGTGGCCGGACGATCGCTGGTGGACGCAATTCGGCAATCCGGAATTGAATGAGCTGATCGACCTGGCGCTCAAGAACAACCCCGGCATCAAACTCGCGGCGGCGCGGCTGCGAGAAGCTGAGGCGCTGGTGAAGGTGGAAGGCGCGCGGCTCCTGCCCTTTCTGGAAGCGGACGCCTCCCTCACCTATGAACGGATTTCCCAACATGGGGTCTTCGCGGCATTGAATCCAAAAGTCGCGGGAGACAAGATTCTCCTGGGCATCCTTAATCCGTTGAGTGTCCGCTACGAGTTCGACTTCTGGGGGAAAAACCGGGCCACGCTTGAAGCGGCCCTGGGACAGGCTGCCGCCGAAGAAGCCGAACAGGCCGAAGTGCGCCTCAGGCTGACCACCGCCATCGCGCGAGCCTATTTCAAAGGGCACGCGCTTCAGCAACAACTCACCGTGGTCAAGACTCTTGTCGGCATCCGCCGCGACTTGCGCACGCTGGCGGAGACCCGCTTCCGCCTTGGGCTGGACAACGAGCAGCCCGTAAAAACCGCCGCAGCCGACTATGAAGCCGCCATCAAACGGCACACCGGCCTCCGGGATCAATTGGACATCCAGCGCCATATCCTCGCGCGGCTGGCCGGGCAAGGCCCAGATCAAGCCCTGCACCTGTTCGCGAAACCGGCCGTCGTCATTCCGGAGCAGATCGCGGCGCCCGACCATCTCTCCTTGGGACTGTTGGTCCATCGGCCCGACTTGGCCGCGGCCCTCTACCGGGCCGATGCCGCCGCACGGTTGGTCAAGGTCGCCAAGACACAATTTTATCCCACGATCGATCTCACGGCATTCGTCGGGTTCAATGCCCTGACGCTGATGCGGCATGCCGGCAAACTCTCCAACCTGCTGTTCAGCGGCCAGAGCAACTCCTTCGGCGTCGCGCCGGGGCTGCGCATGCCCTGGTTCGAAGGCGGCCGGCTGCGGGGCGAACTCGCCGCGCAACGGGCAGAATACGACGCGGCCGTGGAACTCTACAATGAAACCCTGCTCGATGCGATGCGCGAAGTGGCGGACAGCCTCAGCGCCTGGCAATCGGCGCGCGAGATGATCGAGTCGCACAAGCGCCTGCTGGCCTCCCTGGGCGAAGACTGGCGCCTGGCCAAGGTGCGGCTGGTCACGGGACTGGACGACGACCGCGAGGTGTTGCGGCATCGCCAGCCGGTCCTGGAACAGGAATATGCCTTGCGGGCACTGGAAAGCGACCAACTCGTGGCCGCCGTCGATCTCATCGAAGCCTTGGGCGGAGGCTATCAGAACCAGGATCCCGAACGCAGATCACCCTACAACACGAGCGCACCATGA